Proteins found in one Zea mays cultivar B73 chromosome 1, Zm-B73-REFERENCE-NAM-5.0, whole genome shotgun sequence genomic segment:
- the LOC103645589 gene encoding exosome complex component RRP45A, with product MEFLCVVAGKHVWSVRVDLHILDNGGNLIDAANIAALAALSTFWRPECTVGGDDGQQVTVHDPEVRDPLPLTIHHMPIAVTFAYFGEGNIVVLDPTYKEEAVMGGRMTAIVNSNGDVCAIQKAGGEGLMSSVTMQCLRIASVKATDITSKIKKAVSNPLRLMTCRGAHVLIWFPTKFKSKHAYDVK from the exons ATGGAGTTCTTGTGTGTTGTTGCCGGGAAGCATGTCTGGTCTGTGCGTGTGGACCTTCACATATTGGATAACGGAGG GAATCTCATTGATGCAGCTAATATCGCTGCATTGGCAGCTTTATCTACTTTCTGGAGGCCTGAATGCACGGTTGGTGGGGACGATGGTCAGCAAGTTACAGTGCATGATCCTGAG GTTAGGGATCCACTTCCTCTTACGATACACCATATGCCCATAGCTGTAACATTTGCATATTTTGGTGAAGGTAACATCGTG GTTCTTGATCCCACATACAAGGAAGAAGCAGTAATGGGAGGGAGGATGACTGCTATAGTTAACTCAAATGGGGATGTTTGTGCCATTCAGAAAGCTGGTGGAGAGGGTCTCATGTCAAGTGTTACCATGCAGTGTTTAAGAATTGCTTCGGTAAAGGCTACTGATATAACAAGCAAAATAAAGAAAGCAGTAAGTAACCCCCTCAGATTGATGACTTGCCGAGGTGCCCATGTGTTGATATGGTTCCCAACAAAGTTCAAATCAAAGCATGCTTATGATGTAAAATGA